The following are encoded together in the Eptesicus fuscus isolate TK198812 chromosome 16, DD_ASM_mEF_20220401, whole genome shotgun sequence genome:
- the PPM1G gene encoding protein phosphatase 1G isoform X2, protein MGAYLSQPNTVKCSGDGAGAPRLPLPYGFSAMQGWRVSMEDAHNCIPELDSETAMFSVYDGHGGEEVALYCAKYLPDIIKDQKAYKEGKLQKALEDAFLAIDAKLTTEEVIKELAQIAGRPTEDEDEKEKVADEDDVDNEEAALLHEEATMTIEELLTRYGQNCQKGAPHSKSGAGTGEEPGSQGLNGEAGSEDPSRESSSEENGPTAKVHTGLSSNSERTEAGQGGEPGIPTGEAGPSCSSASDKLPRVAKSKFFEDSEDESDEAEEEEEDSEPGSDSGTTAVVALIRGKQLIVANAGDSRCVVSEAGKALDMSYDHKPEDEVELARIKNAGGKVTMDGRVNGGLNLSRAIGDHFYKRNKNLPPEEQMISALPDIKMLTLTDDHEFMVIACDGIWNVMSSQEVIDFIQSKISQRDENGELRLLSSIVEELLDQCLAPDTSGDGTGCDNMTCIIICFKPRNTAEIQPESGKRKLEEVLSTEEAEENGNSDNKKKAKRD, encoded by the exons GATGCTCACAATTGTATTCCTGAGCTGGACAGTGAGACAGCTATGTTTTCTGTCTATGATGGACATGGAG GGGAGGAAGTTGCCTTGTATTGTGCCAAATATCTTCCTGATATCATCAAAGATCAGAAGGCTTACAAAGAAGGCAAGCTACAGAAG GCTTTGGAAGATGCCTTCTTGGCTATTGATGCCAAACTCACCACTGAGGAAGTCATTAAGGAGCTGGCACAGATTGCAGGGCGACCCACTGAGgatgaagatgaaaaagaaaaagtagctgATGAAGATGATG TGGACAATGAGGAGGCTGCACTGCTGCATGAAGAGGCTACCATGACTATTGAAGAGCTGCTGACACGCTACGGGCAGAACTGTCAGAAGGGTGCTCCCCACAGCAAATCTGGAGCTGGGACAGGCGAGGAACCAGGGTCCCAGGGCCTCAATGGGGAGGCAGGATCTGAGGACCCATCTAGGGAATCTTCTTCAGAGGAAAATGGTCCCACAGCCAAGGTCCACACAGGCCTTTCCTCCAACTCGGAACGTACAGAGGCAGGCCAAGGTGGTGAGCCTGGCATTCCCACTGGTGAGGCTGGGCCTTCCTGCTCTTCAGCCTCCGACAAGCTGCCTCGAGTTGCTAAGTCCAAGTTCTTTGAGGACAGTGAGGATGAGTCAGATGaggcggaggaggaagaggaagacagcGAG CCTGGCTCTGACAGTGGTACAACAGCTGTAGTGGCTCTGATACGAGGGAAGCAGTTGATTGTAGCCAATGCAGGAGACTCTCGCTGTGTGGTGTCTGAGGCTGGCAAAGCTTTAGACATGTCCTATGATCACAAGCCGGAGGATGAAGTGGAGCTAGCACGCATCAAGAATGCTGGTGGCAAGGTTACCATGGATGGTCGAGTCAACGGGGGCCTCAACCTCTCCAGGGCCATTG GAGATCACTTCTATAAGAGAAACAAGAACTTGCCACCTGAGGAACAGATGATATCAGCCCTTCCTGACATCAAGATGTTGACTCTCACAGATGACCATGAATTCATGGTCATTGCCTGTGATGGCATCTG GAATGTGATGAGCAGCCAGGAAGTTATAGACTTTATTCAGTCAAAGATTAGCCAGCGTGATGAAAATGGGGAGCTTCGGTTATTGTCATCCATCGTGGAAGAG CTGCTGgatcagtgcctggcaccagACACTTCTGGGGACGGTACAGGGTGTGACAACATGACCTGCATCATCATTTGCTTCAAGCCCCGAAACACAGCAGAGATTCAGCCAGAGAGTGGCAAGCGGAAACTGGAGGAGGTGCTTTCTACTGAGGAGGCTGAAGAAAATGGCAACAGTGACAACAAGAAGAAGGCCAAGCGGGACTAG
- the ZNF513 gene encoding zinc finger protein 513 isoform X2 codes for MGFERDSEGDSLGARPGPPYGLSDDESGGGRALSAESEVEEPARGPGEARGERPGPACQLCGGPTGEGPCCGAGGPGGGAPMPPRLLYSCRLCAFVSHYSSHLKRHMQTHSGEKPFRCGRCPYASAQLVNLTRHTRTHTGEKPYRCPHCPFACSSLGNLRRHQRTHAGPPTPPCPTCGFRCCAPRPTRPPSPTEQEGTVPRRPEDALLLPDLSLHVPPGGASFLPDCGQLRGDGEGLCGTGSEPLPELLFPWTCRNCGQELEEGEGSRLGAAMCGRCMRGEAGGASGGPQGPSDKGFACSLCPFATHYPNHLARHMKTHSGEKPFRCARCPYASAHLDNLKRHQRVHTGEKPYKCPLCPYACGNLANLKRHGRIHSGDKPFRCSLCNYSCNQSMNLKRHMLRHTGEKPFRCATCAYTTGHWDNYKRHQKVHGHGGTGGPGLSASEGWAPPHSPTSVLSSRGPTALSTTGSRALHTDSP; via the exons ATGGGCTTCGAGAGAGACTCTGAAG GAGACTCtctgggggccaggcctgggcctccctacGGGCTGAGTGACGACGAGTCTGGGGGTGGTCGGGCACTAAGTGCTGAGAGTGAAGTTGAGGAGCCAGCCAGGGGTCCAGGGGAGGCCAGGGGTGAgaggccaggcccagcctgcCAGCTGTGTGGGGGGCCGACAGGTGAGGGGCCGTGTTGTGGGGCAGGAGGGCCGGGTGGGGGGGCCCCGATGCCCCCACGGCTACTATACTCATGTCGCCTCTGCGCCTTCGTGTCCCACTACTCGAGCCATCTGAAGCGGCACATGCAGACACACAGCGGGGAGAAGCCGTTCCGCTGTGGCCGCTGCCCCTACGCCTCAGCCCAGCTCGTCAACCTGACACGACATACTCGCACCCACACTGGCGAGAAGCCCTACCGCTGTCCCCACTGCCCCTTTGCCTGCAGCAGCCTGGGCAACTTGAGGCGGCATCAGCGCACCCATGCAGggccccccactcctccctgccCGACCTGTGGCTTCCGCTGCTGTGCTCCTCGTCCAACCCGGCCTCCCAGTCCCACAGAGCAGGAGGGGACAGTGCCCCGGCGACCTGAAG ATGCTCTGCTGCTTCCAGATTTGAGCCTCCACGTGCCGCCAGGTGGTGCCAGTTTCCTGCCGGACTGTGGACAGCTGCGGGGTGATGGGGAGGGCCTTTGTGGGACTGGATCAGAACCACTGCCAGAGCTGCTGTTCCCTTGGACCTGCCGAAACTGTGGACAAGAGCTGGAGGAGGGCGAGGGTAGTCGGCTGGGAGCTGCCATGTGTGGGCGTTGCATGCGAGGAGAGGCtggaggtgccagtggggggcctcAGGGCCCTAGTGACAAGGGCTTTGCCTGTAGCCTCTGCCCCTTTGCCACTCACTATCCCAATCATCTGGCCCGGCACATGAAGACCCACAGTGGTGAGAAGCCCTTCCGTTGTGCCCGCTGTCCCTATGCCTCTGCTCATCTGGATAACCTGAAGCGACACCAGCGCGTCCACACGGGAGAGAAGCCGTACAAGTGCCCCCTCTGCCCCTATGCCTGTGGCAACCTGGCCAACCTCAAGCGTCATGGTCGCATCCACTCTGGGGACAAACCTTTTCGGTGTAGTCTTTGCAACTACAGCTGCAACCAGAGCATGAACCTCAAACGCCACATGCTGCGGCATACAGGCGAGAAACCCTTCCGCTGTGCCACCTGCGCCTACACCACGGGCCACTGGGACAACTACAAACGCCACCAGAAGGTGCACGGGCATGGTGGCACAGGAGGACCTGGCCTCTCTGCCTCTGAGGGCTGGGCCCCACCTCATAGCCCCACTTCCGTTTTGAGCTCTCGGGGTCCAACGGCCCTGAGCACCACTGGTAGCCGGGCTCTCCATACAGACTCACCCTGA
- the PPM1G gene encoding protein phosphatase 1G isoform X1, which yields MGAYLSQPNTVKCSGDGAGAPRLPLPYGFSAMQGWRVSMEDAHNCIPELDSETAMFSVYDGHGGEEVALYCAKYLPDIIKDQKAYKEGKLQKALEDAFLAIDAKLTTEEVIKELAQIAGRPTEDEDEKEKVADEDDVDNEEAALLHEEATMTIEELLTRYGQNCQKGAPHSKSGAGTGEEPGSQGLNGEAGSEDPSRESSSEENGPTAKVHTGLSSNSERTEAGQGGEPGIPTGEAGPSCSSASDKLPRVAKSKFFEDSEDESDEAEEEEEDSEECSEEEDGYSSEEAENEEDEDDTEEAEEDEEEEEEMMVPGMEGKEEPGSDSGTTAVVALIRGKQLIVANAGDSRCVVSEAGKALDMSYDHKPEDEVELARIKNAGGKVTMDGRVNGGLNLSRAIGDHFYKRNKNLPPEEQMISALPDIKMLTLTDDHEFMVIACDGIWNVMSSQEVIDFIQSKISQRDENGELRLLSSIVEELLDQCLAPDTSGDGTGCDNMTCIIICFKPRNTAEIQPESGKRKLEEVLSTEEAEENGNSDNKKKAKRD from the exons GATGCTCACAATTGTATTCCTGAGCTGGACAGTGAGACAGCTATGTTTTCTGTCTATGATGGACATGGAG GGGAGGAAGTTGCCTTGTATTGTGCCAAATATCTTCCTGATATCATCAAAGATCAGAAGGCTTACAAAGAAGGCAAGCTACAGAAG GCTTTGGAAGATGCCTTCTTGGCTATTGATGCCAAACTCACCACTGAGGAAGTCATTAAGGAGCTGGCACAGATTGCAGGGCGACCCACTGAGgatgaagatgaaaaagaaaaagtagctgATGAAGATGATG TGGACAATGAGGAGGCTGCACTGCTGCATGAAGAGGCTACCATGACTATTGAAGAGCTGCTGACACGCTACGGGCAGAACTGTCAGAAGGGTGCTCCCCACAGCAAATCTGGAGCTGGGACAGGCGAGGAACCAGGGTCCCAGGGCCTCAATGGGGAGGCAGGATCTGAGGACCCATCTAGGGAATCTTCTTCAGAGGAAAATGGTCCCACAGCCAAGGTCCACACAGGCCTTTCCTCCAACTCGGAACGTACAGAGGCAGGCCAAGGTGGTGAGCCTGGCATTCCCACTGGTGAGGCTGGGCCTTCCTGCTCTTCAGCCTCCGACAAGCTGCCTCGAGTTGCTAAGTCCAAGTTCTTTGAGGACAGTGAGGATGAGTCAGATGaggcggaggaggaagaggaagacagcGAG GAATGCAGTGAGGAAGAGGATGGCTACAGCAGTGAAGAGGCAGAGAATGAAGAAGATGAGGATGACACCGAGGAGGctgaagaggatgaggaagaagaggaggagatgatGGTCCCTGGGATGGAAGGCAAAGAGGAg CCTGGCTCTGACAGTGGTACAACAGCTGTAGTGGCTCTGATACGAGGGAAGCAGTTGATTGTAGCCAATGCAGGAGACTCTCGCTGTGTGGTGTCTGAGGCTGGCAAAGCTTTAGACATGTCCTATGATCACAAGCCGGAGGATGAAGTGGAGCTAGCACGCATCAAGAATGCTGGTGGCAAGGTTACCATGGATGGTCGAGTCAACGGGGGCCTCAACCTCTCCAGGGCCATTG GAGATCACTTCTATAAGAGAAACAAGAACTTGCCACCTGAGGAACAGATGATATCAGCCCTTCCTGACATCAAGATGTTGACTCTCACAGATGACCATGAATTCATGGTCATTGCCTGTGATGGCATCTG GAATGTGATGAGCAGCCAGGAAGTTATAGACTTTATTCAGTCAAAGATTAGCCAGCGTGATGAAAATGGGGAGCTTCGGTTATTGTCATCCATCGTGGAAGAG CTGCTGgatcagtgcctggcaccagACACTTCTGGGGACGGTACAGGGTGTGACAACATGACCTGCATCATCATTTGCTTCAAGCCCCGAAACACAGCAGAGATTCAGCCAGAGAGTGGCAAGCGGAAACTGGAGGAGGTGCTTTCTACTGAGGAGGCTGAAGAAAATGGCAACAGTGACAACAAGAAGAAGGCCAAGCGGGACTAG
- the PPM1G gene encoding protein phosphatase 1G isoform X3 translates to MGAYLSQPNTVKCSGDGAGAPRLPLPYGFSAMQGWRVSMEDAHNCIPELDSETAMFSVYDGHGGEEVALYCAKYLPDIIKDQKAYKEGKLQKALEDAFLAIDAKLTTEEVIKELAQIAGRPTEDEDEKEKVADEDDVDNEEAALLHEEATMTIEELLTRYGQNCQKGAPHSKSGAGTGEEPGSQGLNGEAGSEDPSRESSSEENGPTAKVHTGLSSNSERTEAGQGGEPGIPTGEAGPSCSSASDKLPRVAKSKFFEDSEDESDEAEEEEEDSEECSEEEDGYSSEEAENEEDEDDTEEAEEDEEEEEEMMVPGMEGKEEPGSDSGTTAVVALIRGKQLIVANAGDSRCVVSEAGKALDMSYDHKPEDEVELARIKNAGGKVTMDGRVNGGLNLSRAIGDHFYKRNKNLPPEEQMISALPDIKMLTLTDDHEFMVIACDGICCWISAWHQTLLGTVQGVTT, encoded by the exons GATGCTCACAATTGTATTCCTGAGCTGGACAGTGAGACAGCTATGTTTTCTGTCTATGATGGACATGGAG GGGAGGAAGTTGCCTTGTATTGTGCCAAATATCTTCCTGATATCATCAAAGATCAGAAGGCTTACAAAGAAGGCAAGCTACAGAAG GCTTTGGAAGATGCCTTCTTGGCTATTGATGCCAAACTCACCACTGAGGAAGTCATTAAGGAGCTGGCACAGATTGCAGGGCGACCCACTGAGgatgaagatgaaaaagaaaaagtagctgATGAAGATGATG TGGACAATGAGGAGGCTGCACTGCTGCATGAAGAGGCTACCATGACTATTGAAGAGCTGCTGACACGCTACGGGCAGAACTGTCAGAAGGGTGCTCCCCACAGCAAATCTGGAGCTGGGACAGGCGAGGAACCAGGGTCCCAGGGCCTCAATGGGGAGGCAGGATCTGAGGACCCATCTAGGGAATCTTCTTCAGAGGAAAATGGTCCCACAGCCAAGGTCCACACAGGCCTTTCCTCCAACTCGGAACGTACAGAGGCAGGCCAAGGTGGTGAGCCTGGCATTCCCACTGGTGAGGCTGGGCCTTCCTGCTCTTCAGCCTCCGACAAGCTGCCTCGAGTTGCTAAGTCCAAGTTCTTTGAGGACAGTGAGGATGAGTCAGATGaggcggaggaggaagaggaagacagcGAG GAATGCAGTGAGGAAGAGGATGGCTACAGCAGTGAAGAGGCAGAGAATGAAGAAGATGAGGATGACACCGAGGAGGctgaagaggatgaggaagaagaggaggagatgatGGTCCCTGGGATGGAAGGCAAAGAGGAg CCTGGCTCTGACAGTGGTACAACAGCTGTAGTGGCTCTGATACGAGGGAAGCAGTTGATTGTAGCCAATGCAGGAGACTCTCGCTGTGTGGTGTCTGAGGCTGGCAAAGCTTTAGACATGTCCTATGATCACAAGCCGGAGGATGAAGTGGAGCTAGCACGCATCAAGAATGCTGGTGGCAAGGTTACCATGGATGGTCGAGTCAACGGGGGCCTCAACCTCTCCAGGGCCATTG GAGATCACTTCTATAAGAGAAACAAGAACTTGCCACCTGAGGAACAGATGATATCAGCCCTTCCTGACATCAAGATGTTGACTCTCACAGATGACCATGAATTCATGGTCATTGCCTGTGATGGCATCTG CTGCTGgatcagtgcctggcaccagACACTTCTGGGGACGGTACAGGGTGTGACAACATGA
- the ZNF513 gene encoding zinc finger protein 513 isoform X1: protein MPRRKQSHPQPVKCEGVKVDTEDSLDEGPGALVLESDLLLGQDLEFEEEEEEEEGDGNSDQLMGFERDSEGDSLGARPGPPYGLSDDESGGGRALSAESEVEEPARGPGEARGERPGPACQLCGGPTGEGPCCGAGGPGGGAPMPPRLLYSCRLCAFVSHYSSHLKRHMQTHSGEKPFRCGRCPYASAQLVNLTRHTRTHTGEKPYRCPHCPFACSSLGNLRRHQRTHAGPPTPPCPTCGFRCCAPRPTRPPSPTEQEGTVPRRPEDALLLPDLSLHVPPGGASFLPDCGQLRGDGEGLCGTGSEPLPELLFPWTCRNCGQELEEGEGSRLGAAMCGRCMRGEAGGASGGPQGPSDKGFACSLCPFATHYPNHLARHMKTHSGEKPFRCARCPYASAHLDNLKRHQRVHTGEKPYKCPLCPYACGNLANLKRHGRIHSGDKPFRCSLCNYSCNQSMNLKRHMLRHTGEKPFRCATCAYTTGHWDNYKRHQKVHGHGGTGGPGLSASEGWAPPHSPTSVLSSRGPTALSTTGSRALHTDSP, encoded by the exons ATGCCCCGAAGGAAGCAAAGCCACCCGCAGCCCGTGAAATGCGAGGGGGTCAAAG TGGATACCGAAGACTCCCTCGATGAAGGACCGGGGGCCCTGGTATTGGAGAGCGACTTGCTGCTAGGCCAGGATCTGGAgtttgaggaggaagaggaagaggaggaaggtgaCGGCAACAGCGACCAGCTCATGGGCTTCGAGAGAGACTCTGAAG GAGACTCtctgggggccaggcctgggcctccctacGGGCTGAGTGACGACGAGTCTGGGGGTGGTCGGGCACTAAGTGCTGAGAGTGAAGTTGAGGAGCCAGCCAGGGGTCCAGGGGAGGCCAGGGGTGAgaggccaggcccagcctgcCAGCTGTGTGGGGGGCCGACAGGTGAGGGGCCGTGTTGTGGGGCAGGAGGGCCGGGTGGGGGGGCCCCGATGCCCCCACGGCTACTATACTCATGTCGCCTCTGCGCCTTCGTGTCCCACTACTCGAGCCATCTGAAGCGGCACATGCAGACACACAGCGGGGAGAAGCCGTTCCGCTGTGGCCGCTGCCCCTACGCCTCAGCCCAGCTCGTCAACCTGACACGACATACTCGCACCCACACTGGCGAGAAGCCCTACCGCTGTCCCCACTGCCCCTTTGCCTGCAGCAGCCTGGGCAACTTGAGGCGGCATCAGCGCACCCATGCAGggccccccactcctccctgccCGACCTGTGGCTTCCGCTGCTGTGCTCCTCGTCCAACCCGGCCTCCCAGTCCCACAGAGCAGGAGGGGACAGTGCCCCGGCGACCTGAAG ATGCTCTGCTGCTTCCAGATTTGAGCCTCCACGTGCCGCCAGGTGGTGCCAGTTTCCTGCCGGACTGTGGACAGCTGCGGGGTGATGGGGAGGGCCTTTGTGGGACTGGATCAGAACCACTGCCAGAGCTGCTGTTCCCTTGGACCTGCCGAAACTGTGGACAAGAGCTGGAGGAGGGCGAGGGTAGTCGGCTGGGAGCTGCCATGTGTGGGCGTTGCATGCGAGGAGAGGCtggaggtgccagtggggggcctcAGGGCCCTAGTGACAAGGGCTTTGCCTGTAGCCTCTGCCCCTTTGCCACTCACTATCCCAATCATCTGGCCCGGCACATGAAGACCCACAGTGGTGAGAAGCCCTTCCGTTGTGCCCGCTGTCCCTATGCCTCTGCTCATCTGGATAACCTGAAGCGACACCAGCGCGTCCACACGGGAGAGAAGCCGTACAAGTGCCCCCTCTGCCCCTATGCCTGTGGCAACCTGGCCAACCTCAAGCGTCATGGTCGCATCCACTCTGGGGACAAACCTTTTCGGTGTAGTCTTTGCAACTACAGCTGCAACCAGAGCATGAACCTCAAACGCCACATGCTGCGGCATACAGGCGAGAAACCCTTCCGCTGTGCCACCTGCGCCTACACCACGGGCCACTGGGACAACTACAAACGCCACCAGAAGGTGCACGGGCATGGTGGCACAGGAGGACCTGGCCTCTCTGCCTCTGAGGGCTGGGCCCCACCTCATAGCCCCACTTCCGTTTTGAGCTCTCGGGGTCCAACGGCCCTGAGCACCACTGGTAGCCGGGCTCTCCATACAGACTCACCCTGA